The Prunus dulcis chromosome 5, ALMONDv2, whole genome shotgun sequence genomic sequence cctaggttttcttcttcttcatttttgccCCAAAGAGATACAAGTTTCCCAGCTACTATATTAAAAGTGACAGCATAATATGAAATTCCTAAGGTTTAACTTCGACCATAATATGTTATCTTTTGAGGTGCCTTTTGTGAAAATCCCACATCGAAAAATCCACACTCCTATAAAAATGTTTATAAACAAAGCACTATGATGGTTTCATAAGTGTAGTTAACATTGGAGAGTTGGACTAATGTGCTCGGCTTTGGATTTGGCTTtcatttaataataattatatgaaTCAAAGACTTGGGCCTTGGGCTCTTGGGCTTTGGGAAGATTTAATTAAGACATCCAAACGAAaataagtaatttattttttcatatttttcactaaagaaataataattaatacataattactaattaaagtaattcaaaaagactaagatattacttaattacatatattaaatttaaaaagttggccaaaaaaacaaaagcaaagaaactaattttatatttaaaaaattttaaaaaaaacctatgccgacaaaatgtcgtcgggagaggtctaATCTGGCAAATATTTGTTGGCATAAACCTGTACTGATGAAACTTCATCGGGAGAGGTATTTTCTTAGTTAAAGGGTATAGTCGGGTGGCTATacattaaaatattcttttttgggttataGCCGTATTGTTAAGATATTCTATTTTAGAGTATAGCCAaccggctatacttttaaaatattctaaatattctattttggagtatagccgtgaggcgataatgttaaaatattacatttatttaaaggtaTAGAATagtaaatagaatattttaaaggtaTTATACTCTTTGGatatattatgttttaattatttatttaatgaagaactggtatttaaatattttaattaatttcataaaaattacTCAATAAATACTATTTAATTATCTTAAATAATTATGATTTAGGTTTTGCTCACAATCTTGGGTTAGTATGACGTAACCGAACCTAACCTAGGCATGTCTCGGCGAATTTTATATGGATAGACCTAGCCCAACAAACTTTAACGGTATAGACacccaaattaaaataagtaattttttttttcatttttgcacAGCAGAATTAATTTAGtaacatatttaaatattccCAAAAGAAATAATGATTAatacataattactaattaaactAATTCAAAAAgactaagatattacttaatcacatatataaattaaagaagttggccaaaaaacACAAGTAAAGAAaccaatttattattttaaaatttttaaaattaaaaattaaaaaaacctctcCCGAAGAAGTTTTGTCGGCAACGATAACTTTCATTTGGAGAGGTCGGACAAATATTTGCTGGCATAGAGCTATGCCGACAAAACTTCGTCGAGATAGGTGTTTTCTTAGTTTGCTATTTACAGGGTAtcgccgtgcggctatactgttaagTATTTTTTATAGTGTATATGCACAgctatattttaaaaatattctattttttagtAAGTATAGCAGTGGGGCTATACTGTTAAAATAGTATATTTATGGAGTATAGCTGttcggctgtactatttaaaggtgtaaaacaataaatagaagaatattttaaaggtaTAGCCATGCCGCTATACTCTTGGAATATATTATGCtttaattacttttatttattaagtgaataattagtatttaaatattttaattaatttcataaaaattacTTAACAAATAcgatttaattatatttaattatcttcaataattttttaatttaaaattattttataaatagtttcaattatttaaaaattcttataaaattatttagtattctaaaaatgaaaattttgtctctaaaccctaaatccaagTCTCGAACCAAAAATCATCGGTTTCGAACTTATCCGAACTTGTTCCAAAACCATTCGCAAGCCTTGAACCCTAACTGTAAACTTACCATAGGGCACATAGGACTCAATTAGGCTTGGATAATCACGTAACTCGACCTAGGGCTTTACGATTTAGGTTTTGCTCTCAATCTTGGGTTAGTATGATGTAACTGAACCTAACCTAGATATGTCTCGGCGAATTTTATTTGGATAGACCTAGCCCAATGAACTTTAACGGAATAGACACCCAAACGAAaataagtaatttatttttttgtttttgcatagcataattaaatcaataatgtatttaaatattcactaaagaaataataattaatacataattactaattaaactaattcaaaaaggctaagatattacttaatcacatatattaaattaaagaagttggccaaaaaataaaagtaaagaaactaattttatattttaaaaataaaaataataataaaaacctctcccgacgaaatttcatCGGCACATATCTATCCCGGTGAAATTTACCGTATTAGACCTCTTCAGACGAACTTTCGTCGGCAGAGGTAATGTTCATCAAGAGAGGTCCGACAAATATTTGCCGGCATAGACCTGTGCCGATGAAACTTCTTCCGGAGAGATGTTTTCTTAGTTTGctccgggcggctatactttaaaatattctttttcattcagGAAAATTCTACAAAGAATAATAAGAAGCCTGTTATTGGGGGTTAACaagtttatttaaaaaaataagaaaaggaaGTAGAAAAACATCTACATCGTATAAACCTGTGTTATGTGGCCCGTTTTGATTTAAACCTTTTGTTATGTGgccccttttttattttagttgtCGTATTACAAGATaatattttctgtttggtCGAAACtagaatttcaaattttttttaagtgttCCAAAAATCGGCCTAGGGGAGCCTGGGCGGTTAGGCAGCTCTGGGCACCTTGTGTGggcctttttttaaaataaaaaataaaaatttcactGACTTCAAAGATAACCTAGGTTTTCTTAAAACCTCACTGCCTCTCTCCCCTGTGTCTGAGCGGTcgcctcctctctctctctcacgacGGATCACCAACACTAGCCACTAGGTCTCCACCCTCAACAACAGTTCCAATTGCTTTGCTCCATGCGTAGGGGCTTTGAACAGAAAAATCAAGTTTAAATCTGTACCTACATGGAAATAAAATCAATGGTTAATCTGACCATTCAAAAAATGAAGTAGGACTCTTGTGGGGAGTGACATTATCTTGGACACTCCTTGGAGgcaattttaaagagaatcAGTCGATGCAAAAATGACACGAAAATGGAACTGCTAACGCCCGTGATTGCAGCGGGTTTCTCAAATGGTAATGCCAAATCATGCATATAGAAATGCATAAAATGGTAGAGAGACACCTCCATGAAGTTAACAAGATGGAATCAATCTAGGTTTTGAGGTGAGTACAATTGCTGCATAAGACACCTCCTAAAGATGCTGGCGATCACTAATTTCTAATAAGGTCCAATCAAGTCAAACTTCATCGAATTAAGAACACAATATTTTCTGGAAGGGATAACATAACCATCTTTCATTCCCTCATCTGTTGGAATGACTCGGGTCCAAAACTCGAAGAATAAGAATGCAAATGAAAGCATGATTTTATCAAAagtcaaagaaacaaaacagaaaacataaTTCTCCCAACAATGTTTTCTCCTCCATCTGACAAAAATGGTTCCCAATAATTGCCTGCATTCCCACATCTTCCCTACTCTTTAGCTGTCTTTGTGGTTTTCTTGCTTTCTGTCTTACCAATTTGTGGAGTCTAATCAAATTGGGGAGGGTGGGACATCAAGGGGTAGTTCCAGCTTGAATCGTGCCCCACCCAATAAGACAAAAATGCTTCTCAACTCGCCGACTGAATGCAATTCCTCTGCTGGTGCAAACTGGAGAGGTGAGTTGCAGCTTTGCCAAATGATTCCTTACAGCAATAACCCTAGCCCCTGTAGACATGGATCCTATATTCAACATCAGGATCTCACCCTTGGCCAGCTTTGAGACCTTTCCTTGCTTCTCCGACCCCTTTGTTCTGACCCCCAGAAGCCTTCTCAACAGGAAGAAGTTAAGTACACCAAATATTTGTTAACATCCATTTCTGATCAACAAAGATTTGTCTAGTTTGGGATGCGAAAACATAAAAGGATTCAAAAGAATAAATACAATACAAAAACCCAATATATTCCAAAAGAAGACAACAGTGCCACATCCtgaaaaccaaaccaaaaaacaatGAATGAGCTCATGACTGAGGATGCACAAACACAAATTTGCTCAATTTGCTTAGAAACATCATCTACTTAATTTTCATTAGCTTTCAGAaactaagaaaataaaaaaataaagagatcaTGACTGAGGATGCATATAAACACACCTTTGCTCAATTTCCTTAGAAACATCATCTACTGAAGTTTCATCAGctttaagaaattaagaaaataaagaaataaaaagcctTGCAGCTGCAGTCATTTACCTCAAGCTCAACAAATACTTCAGGGAGAGATCCAACTTCACCAAGAACTTGACCCACTAGCCTATCAGCACGTGTCAAAGTAGGATCCATGGTCGTTCCAACTCCAATGTGACCTCCTGGAACCGCAAATTGCAACTCATTTTGCTCAGCATACAATGAAACTATTCTAGAATATATTGGCGTGCATTTTATGTTTCCACTCTCGTCCTTAACAA encodes the following:
- the LOC117627323 gene encoding eukaryotic translation initiation factor 2 subunit gamma-like, giving the protein MIVIRSFDVNKPGFEVDEIRGGVAGGSILRGVLRMNQYIEVCPGIVVKDESGNIKCTPIYSRIVSLYAEQNELQFAVPGGHIGVGTTMDPTLTRADRLVGQVLGEVGSLPEVFVELEDVALLSSFGIYWVFVLYLFF